DNA sequence from the Inquilinus sp. KBS0705 genome:
AACCTTATTTAACGTCGAAAAAGAACATACCCCATATATTAATCTTGACGTAAACACTAATAGTATAAATAAAGAAAGTTATTGCCAAGTCGGAGATTTAATATTGGCAGACGCTTCAGAAGATTTGAAAGATGTAGGTAAGAGTATTGAGATTATAAATCTAAAAGATCAAAAAACATTATCGGGGTTACATACTATATTAGCTCGACCACTAAAAAATGTTTTCGCTATTGGTTTTTGTGGATATTTATTTCGATCTGAAGGAGTAAGGCTACAAATTCAAAAGGAAGCTCACGGATCAAAAGTTTTAAGTATTGCACCTAATAGATTATCTAAATTGACCCTACCCATTCCTACGTTTATCGAACAAACGCTGATCGTCGATTTTCTTTCCTCAATCGATGAAAAGATTGAAATAGAAAAAGTCCTTTTAAAAA
Encoded proteins:
- a CDS encoding restriction endonuclease subunit S, with amino-acid sequence EELQTLMQILAKEIFSRKITFKKADENVYPEWDKIKMGEVFKFKVTNAYSREKLNYSEGIIKNIHYGDIHTKYRTLFNVEKEHTPYINLDVNTNSINKESYCQVGDLILADASEDLKDVGKSIEIINLKDQKTLSGLHTILARPLKNVFAIGFCGYLFRSEGVRLQIQKEAHGSKVLSIAPNRLSKLTLPIPTFIEQTLIVDFLSSIDEKIEIEKVLLKKYHFQKQYLLQNLFI